Proteins encoded within one genomic window of Chitinophaga parva:
- a CDS encoding Rieske (2Fe-2S) protein — protein MGKTYTWHKLDDPVVAPGQITVQDAGGKRICLTVVDDTWFAFAYKCPHASGIMADGFIQQTEVVCPLHRYRFDLRNGRNTSGEGYHLKTYPVEQRVDGLYVGIEKSSWF, from the coding sequence ATGGGCAAAACATATACCTGGCATAAGCTGGATGATCCTGTGGTGGCGCCCGGGCAGATCACCGTGCAGGACGCCGGCGGAAAACGTATATGCCTTACCGTAGTAGACGATACGTGGTTTGCCTTTGCCTATAAATGCCCGCACGCCAGCGGCATTATGGCGGATGGCTTTATCCAGCAAACGGAGGTGGTATGCCCCCTGCACCGGTACCGCTTTGACCTGCGCAACGGGCGCAATACCAGCGGGGAGGGGTATCACCTGAAAACCTATCCCGTGGAGCAGCGGGTGGATGGATTGTATGTGGGTATAGAAAAGAGCAGCTGGTTTTAG
- a CDS encoding ArnT family glycosyltransferase — MTQQKPAFTEKQISQIMIAVGIVVNLSGINVTIMEPDGALYAGIAKHMVQAHNYMDLWADGMEWLDKPHFPFWMMALSYRVLGFTTVAYKLPALLYWGMGVVYTYFFAKGLYNEKVARWSVCVLLTAQHLLLSNNDVRAEPYLMGLIIGSVYHFYRSLSLRVFSWHLLLGALFAACAVMTKGPFALVPVGAAIGGHLLFTRNFKQVFSLRWVIAFLLVGVFITPELYALYTQFDMHPEKQVFGQHGVSGLRFFFWDSQFGRFMNTGPIKGNGDPTFFLHTLLWAFLPWSVLLYAALVVYFQRFRGQVEYFNVCGALATFLMFSLSRFQLPHYLNIIFPFFAILTAQYVLTLGTLKFYRVTQYVIIGIVAVALVGICVLYRPPFSFGWALVGAVILVGYFALRRLLTADVRALIFFRTMLASFAVNIFMNGVLYPDIMQYQSGSTAARYANAQLAGQPVGCVRRTSYSFEYYLKAPLVRYAGYDAVPAGAVLFLAPQQVDTLASFGHKVDTLRSFAHFYVTKLDGPFMNFDTRKAVLGERLLVRVL, encoded by the coding sequence ATGACACAGCAAAAGCCAGCCTTTACAGAAAAACAGATCAGCCAGATCATGATAGCGGTGGGCATCGTGGTAAACCTTTCCGGCATCAACGTGACCATCATGGAGCCAGACGGGGCGCTGTATGCCGGCATTGCCAAGCATATGGTGCAGGCGCACAATTACATGGACCTGTGGGCCGATGGCATGGAGTGGCTGGACAAGCCCCACTTCCCTTTCTGGATGATGGCGCTGAGTTACCGGGTGTTGGGTTTTACCACGGTGGCGTATAAACTGCCCGCGTTGCTGTACTGGGGCATGGGGGTGGTTTACACCTATTTTTTTGCGAAGGGGCTGTACAATGAAAAGGTGGCCCGCTGGAGCGTGTGCGTGTTGCTTACGGCGCAGCACCTGCTCTTGTCGAACAACGATGTGCGTGCGGAGCCTTATCTCATGGGGCTGATCATAGGGAGTGTATATCATTTTTACCGGAGCCTTTCGTTGCGGGTGTTCAGCTGGCATTTGCTGCTGGGCGCGTTGTTTGCCGCGTGCGCGGTGATGACCAAGGGGCCCTTTGCACTGGTGCCGGTTGGGGCGGCCATTGGCGGCCATTTGTTGTTTACGCGGAATTTTAAACAGGTGTTCAGCCTCCGGTGGGTGATTGCCTTCCTGCTGGTGGGGGTGTTCATTACACCGGAGTTGTACGCGTTGTACACACAGTTTGATATGCACCCTGAAAAGCAGGTGTTTGGCCAGCATGGCGTGTCGGGGCTGCGATTCTTTTTCTGGGACAGCCAGTTTGGGCGGTTCATGAATACGGGACCGATTAAAGGCAATGGGGACCCGACGTTCTTTTTGCATACGCTGTTATGGGCCTTTCTGCCGTGGTCTGTGCTGCTGTATGCTGCGCTGGTAGTGTATTTCCAGCGTTTCCGCGGGCAGGTGGAGTACTTCAATGTATGTGGTGCGTTGGCCACGTTCCTGATGTTTTCTTTGTCGCGTTTCCAGCTGCCGCACTACCTGAATATCATTTTTCCCTTCTTTGCCATTTTAACGGCGCAGTATGTGCTTACGCTGGGCACCCTGAAGTTTTACCGGGTTACGCAATATGTGATCATAGGGATAGTGGCGGTGGCCCTGGTGGGCATTTGTGTGCTGTACCGGCCTCCGTTTTCTTTTGGCTGGGCCCTGGTGGGGGCGGTGATCCTGGTGGGGTATTTTGCGCTGCGCAGGCTGTTAACGGCGGATGTGCGGGCGTTGATCTTTTTCCGGACGATGCTGGCGAGTTTTGCGGTGAATATCTTTATGAATGGGGTGTTGTACCCGGATATTATGCAGTACCAGAGTGGCAGTACGGCGGCGCGGTATGCAAATGCGCAGTTGGCGGGGCAGCCGGTGGGGTGTGTCCGGAGAACGTCTTATTCGTTTGAGTATTATTTAAAGGCGCCGTTGGTGCGGTATGCGGGATATGATGCGGTGCCGGCGGGGGCGGTGTTATTTCTGGCGCCGCAGCAGGTGGATACGCTGGCTTCTTTTGGGCATAAAGTGGATACGTTACGCAGCTTTGCGCACTTTTATGTGACCAAACTGGACGGGCCGTTTATGAATTTCGATACGCGGAAAGCTGTGCTGGGAGAGCGTTTGCTGGTGCGGGTGTTGTAG
- a CDS encoding phage integrase SAM-like domain-containing protein has product MGVSIKAVHNWRNVLNANGRYPVHIYVYIDGPGEKYYPVKLPQKPSIAEWGGVGPAWVKPTSPYAFQSNKVIQNTIDKITAVHKRMVDANRKLAHYHIEKELNFKGTRIVVNDYFKNYIDNPPELVQLEESTWEKYASFLQHLNKFNPKLRFEEIDVEMAARIRNYLAAQPGIKTKTMAPASVKSLFDKFIVILQHAANEDKLIEKDVVDQITRKVFVDVPDREEGLHWDVIDVRNFKKLPEFALQPSQVRDKKLFLLQIYGCWYYNDLFYMRRDDVHYDHEFGMYVTGRRSKNEVPRLIPLWSYPDAEGIMKEFEDADKKSTFWFRRDAFVESQTYNRNIKVLAEMAGVTREVTAKIARHTGMTLLSRVGLQYPALKKAAGQKMKDVGGVYIKMGLREMIDATALAGFEKLAI; this is encoded by the coding sequence ATGGGAGTCTCCATCAAAGCCGTACATAACTGGCGAAATGTCCTCAATGCAAACGGGCGCTATCCCGTCCATATTTATGTCTATATCGATGGGCCCGGGGAGAAATACTACCCCGTAAAACTGCCACAAAAACCCTCCATTGCAGAATGGGGTGGCGTAGGTCCAGCCTGGGTAAAGCCTACCAGCCCTTATGCGTTCCAAAGCAATAAGGTCATCCAGAACACGATCGACAAAATCACTGCCGTCCATAAACGGATGGTGGATGCTAACCGCAAACTTGCCCACTACCACATCGAAAAGGAGCTGAACTTTAAAGGAACGCGGATTGTGGTCAATGACTATTTTAAAAATTATATTGATAACCCTCCGGAGCTGGTCCAGCTGGAAGAGAGTACCTGGGAGAAGTACGCAAGTTTTCTCCAGCACTTAAATAAATTCAATCCTAAGCTGCGCTTCGAGGAGATCGACGTGGAGATGGCTGCACGGATCCGCAATTACCTGGCCGCCCAACCTGGTATAAAAACCAAGACCATGGCTCCGGCATCTGTGAAGTCTCTCTTTGATAAGTTCATCGTCATACTACAGCATGCGGCCAACGAGGATAAACTCATTGAGAAGGATGTCGTCGACCAAATCACCAGAAAGGTATTTGTGGATGTCCCAGACCGGGAGGAAGGGTTGCATTGGGATGTGATCGATGTGCGCAACTTTAAGAAGCTACCTGAATTTGCACTCCAGCCTTCCCAGGTCAGGGATAAGAAACTTTTCCTCTTGCAGATATATGGCTGTTGGTATTATAACGACCTTTTCTACATGCGGCGCGATGATGTCCATTATGATCACGAGTTTGGAATGTATGTCACCGGAAGGCGCAGCAAAAATGAGGTACCCCGGCTCATCCCACTTTGGAGCTACCCGGATGCCGAAGGCATCATGAAGGAGTTCGAGGACGCTGATAAGAAATCCACGTTTTGGTTCCGCAGGGATGCCTTTGTGGAGTCTCAAACCTACAACCGCAATATAAAGGTACTGGCAGAGATGGCTGGCGTTACCCGGGAGGTAACTGCAAAGATCGCCCGCCATACCGGTATGACACTGCTTTCCAGGGTTGGTCTGCAGTACCCGGCGCTCAAAAAAGCCGCAGGTCAAAAGATGAAGGACGTAGGCGGTGTTTATATTAAGATGGGCCTGCGGGAAATGATCGATGCCACAGCCCTGGCAGGATTTGAAAAGCTGGCCATTTAG
- a CDS encoding SNF2-related protein has translation MVLEELQKRLFNATLEETDLYNSKGHRISRLYINYGVRNRKYYTKAWFEVVNDRLTVFVNVAAKKKDQGYARYTAERYKREIEKQFFEIINDCELERRKVPLHVRLRDDVPPVHEGSMLHQAEALRFMCSMKVSAFFADGGIGKSKPVIDLCVSRFLVGQIKKVLVFCPVSNTGNFWQQIRTWCKHPGLEWKVVGTESMSSSSVTAMEAYHYVDSETQLIIDESFMVKSPISKRSRYIFYCANKTSFKVVMTGTPIEHTKDFYMQYAMLSELITECHNYHRFERKFMIMGGAGGDEVIGYKNLDYLVGLLEPYTFQLKKEDCLELPSKEFIELECDLTDRQYDLYQEQKESLIRLIASEDMVPVHQIFGYLTRMHQIACGFYKNSLTGEIEELGTNKFDLLEQTDYEDGQTIFFCKYLHEIELLSRYLGPSKCAVFTGRNRATRAEEMDLFRRQERQFFLSTMGSGGVGHNGLEASSRLLFWSSSFIMIHREQCIWRVDRLGQLRPMEIIDTRTRAGIDAKIRKNVARKIGLAEEFRTAMRDKTKLKHFVESL, from the coding sequence ATGGTTCTGGAGGAACTGCAGAAGCGGTTGTTCAATGCCACCTTGGAAGAGACGGACCTGTATAATAGTAAGGGTCACCGGATCAGCCGGCTCTATATTAACTACGGGGTACGCAATAGGAAATATTATACGAAGGCGTGGTTTGAGGTGGTCAATGACCGGCTGACCGTTTTTGTAAATGTCGCGGCCAAAAAGAAAGACCAGGGATATGCCAGGTACACAGCTGAAAGGTACAAAAGAGAGATAGAGAAGCAGTTCTTTGAGATCATAAACGACTGTGAACTGGAGCGCCGCAAGGTCCCCTTGCATGTGCGGCTGCGCGACGATGTGCCGCCTGTGCATGAGGGCAGCATGCTGCACCAGGCCGAGGCGCTCCGGTTCATGTGTTCTATGAAGGTATCGGCCTTCTTCGCAGATGGTGGTATCGGCAAGTCAAAGCCCGTCATCGATCTATGTGTCAGCCGGTTTTTGGTTGGCCAGATAAAGAAGGTCCTGGTGTTTTGCCCGGTGAGCAACACTGGTAATTTTTGGCAGCAGATCAGGACCTGGTGCAAGCACCCGGGACTAGAATGGAAGGTCGTTGGTACCGAAAGCATGAGTAGCAGCTCTGTCACGGCCATGGAAGCCTATCACTATGTGGATAGCGAGACCCAGCTAATAATTGATGAGAGCTTCATGGTGAAAAGCCCGATCTCGAAGCGGTCAAGGTACATCTTCTATTGTGCCAATAAGACCAGCTTTAAGGTGGTGATGACCGGAACACCCATTGAGCATACGAAGGACTTTTATATGCAGTATGCCATGCTTTCGGAGCTTATCACGGAGTGCCATAACTATCACCGGTTTGAGCGAAAGTTTATGATCATGGGTGGGGCGGGCGGCGATGAGGTCATCGGCTACAAGAACCTGGATTATTTGGTCGGGTTACTGGAGCCTTACACCTTTCAGCTTAAGAAAGAAGATTGCCTGGAGCTACCATCTAAGGAGTTCATTGAGTTGGAATGTGACCTGACGGACCGGCAGTATGATTTGTACCAGGAGCAGAAAGAGTCTCTTATTCGGCTGATTGCCTCTGAGGATATGGTACCGGTCCATCAGATTTTTGGGTACCTGACCCGGATGCACCAAATCGCTTGCGGGTTTTATAAGAATTCGCTTACCGGCGAGATTGAGGAGCTGGGGACCAATAAGTTTGACCTCCTGGAGCAGACGGACTATGAAGATGGCCAGACGATCTTTTTCTGTAAGTACTTGCATGAGATTGAGCTACTCTCCAGGTACCTGGGCCCCAGCAAATGTGCAGTCTTTACAGGCCGCAACAGGGCGACCCGGGCAGAAGAAATGGACCTGTTCAGAAGGCAGGAGCGGCAGTTTTTCCTGTCTACTATGGGCAGCGGCGGGGTGGGCCACAATGGCCTGGAGGCAAGTTCCCGCCTGCTGTTCTGGTCCAGCTCTTTTATCATGATTCACCGGGAGCAGTGCATCTGGCGAGTTGACAGGCTGGGGCAGCTCAGACCTATGGAGATCATCGACACCCGAACTAGAGCTGGCATCGATGCTAAAATCCGCAAAAATGTAGCCCGGAAGATTGGCCTGGCCGAAGAGTTCAGGACGGCCATGCGGGACAAAACAAAACTGAAGCATTTTGTTGAAAGCCTATAA
- a CDS encoding DUF3440 domain-containing protein, protein MKIYSDLNVYDAFQQRLDYVFQEFDNIYISFSGGKDSGLLLHLVMDYMVRKGIKKRIGLFHQDMEAQYEKTTEYVTAMFEKFLDRVEPYWFCIPIATRSAVNNHQLYWFPWDETLQDIWVRPMPTMPYVYHLGNNPMTTYQYRMLYTEHAKQFGRWYKDSHGGGKTIGLVGLRTDESLNRYSGIVNKRHAYNGQKWITSHMENVWSASPLYDWDVDDVWIANFRFHYDYNKIYDLFYMAGVELADMRVASPFNDEAKSSLHLYRILEPKTWTKVVGRVQGANFAAIYGKTKALGYRDVMLPPGHTWRSYLKFLLATLPEEMRENYLKKFKFSIKFWHRTGGGMSEEAVREIEELGYPIVREGVSNYTKNGDPRITFRGTPDHTDNVTKTTNVPSYKRMCICILKNDHLCKYMGFGLTKYQQQVKKSIVEKYRNEL, encoded by the coding sequence ATGAAGATATATAGTGACCTCAATGTATATGATGCCTTCCAACAGCGCCTGGACTACGTGTTCCAGGAGTTCGACAATATTTACATCTCTTTTTCCGGCGGAAAGGACAGCGGGCTGCTGCTCCACCTGGTGATGGATTATATGGTCCGAAAGGGTATTAAAAAAAGGATAGGGCTCTTTCACCAGGACATGGAGGCGCAGTATGAGAAAACGACCGAGTATGTAACGGCCATGTTTGAGAAATTCCTGGACCGCGTGGAGCCGTATTGGTTCTGCATCCCCATTGCCACCAGGAGTGCTGTAAATAATCACCAGTTATATTGGTTTCCCTGGGATGAAACCCTGCAGGACATTTGGGTGCGGCCCATGCCTACCATGCCCTATGTATACCACCTGGGCAATAACCCCATGACCACCTACCAGTACCGGATGCTTTATACCGAGCATGCCAAGCAATTCGGGCGTTGGTATAAAGACTCTCACGGAGGCGGTAAAACCATCGGCCTGGTGGGCCTGCGCACGGATGAAAGTTTGAACCGGTACAGTGGTATCGTCAATAAGCGACATGCTTACAATGGGCAAAAATGGATCACCAGTCATATGGAAAACGTTTGGTCGGCCTCACCGCTATATGATTGGGATGTCGATGATGTTTGGATAGCTAATTTCCGTTTCCATTACGATTACAATAAGATATACGACCTGTTTTATATGGCCGGCGTTGAACTGGCCGATATGCGCGTGGCAAGTCCCTTCAACGACGAGGCTAAAAGCAGCCTTCATCTCTATAGGATCCTTGAGCCAAAGACGTGGACCAAAGTGGTAGGGCGCGTGCAGGGCGCCAACTTTGCGGCGATTTACGGAAAAACGAAGGCCCTGGGCTACCGGGATGTAATGCTACCGCCGGGCCACACCTGGAGGTCATATCTAAAGTTTCTGCTGGCCACCTTACCGGAGGAAATGCGGGAAAATTACCTGAAGAAGTTCAAGTTCAGCATTAAGTTTTGGCACCGCACGGGCGGTGGTATGTCTGAAGAAGCGGTAAGAGAGATTGAGGAGCTGGGTTACCCCATAGTGCGCGAAGGAGTCAGTAACTACACAAAGAATGGTGATCCCAGGATTACGTTTCGCGGAACGCCAGACCATACTGACAATGTAACCAAAACCACCAACGTCCCCTCTTACAAAAGGATGTGCATATGCATACTGAAAAATGACCACCTCTGTAAGTACATGGGTTTTGGTCTGACCAAATACCAGCAGCAAGTCAAAAAAAGTATTGTCGAAAAATATAGAAATGAATTATGA
- a CDS encoding ParB N-terminal domain-containing protein yields the protein MTDLIAKKTAEVCKLISELGTVDDKIDALNEVREALHKVSPLKDHPADFVKWVKLEQVKGNKYNPNHVAPPELKLLRKSVGKFGYTMSIVACFVDGVLQIVDGFHRHLVGMYKEIKESTFGRVPVTQMRASQQEYPDLVSGTILHNRARGEHAVDGMSNIVVQLKLDFDMSDKWIFDNLGIDAEELMRLTQIAGIARMVAGKDFSKSWKPGEEDNLKQGEY from the coding sequence ATGACCGATCTTATTGCAAAGAAAACAGCGGAAGTGTGCAAACTGATCTCGGAACTTGGGACGGTGGACGACAAGATCGATGCGCTCAATGAAGTAAGAGAGGCCTTGCACAAGGTCAGCCCGTTAAAGGATCATCCGGCCGATTTTGTAAAGTGGGTAAAACTAGAGCAGGTCAAGGGCAATAAGTACAATCCCAACCATGTCGCGCCACCGGAGCTAAAGCTGCTACGCAAGTCGGTAGGAAAGTTCGGCTATACCATGTCTATCGTGGCATGCTTTGTTGATGGTGTACTTCAGATAGTGGATGGTTTTCACCGGCACCTGGTCGGAATGTACAAGGAGATAAAGGAAAGCACCTTTGGCCGGGTTCCCGTTACCCAGATGAGGGCCTCCCAGCAAGAGTACCCTGACCTGGTTTCTGGCACCATTCTTCATAACCGCGCTCGTGGAGAGCATGCTGTTGATGGTATGTCAAACATAGTCGTCCAGTTGAAACTGGACTTTGATATGTCCGATAAATGGATTTTTGACAACCTCGGTATAGATGCTGAAGAACTGATGCGTCTTACACAAATTGCCGGAATTGCGCGGATGGTTGCAGGTAAAGATTTCTCTAAATCCTGGAAGCCGGGCGAGGAAGATAATTTGAAACAGGGCGAGTATTAG
- a CDS encoding DNA polymerase III subunit alpha, producing MLLNIHSYYSLRWGTIPMEDLVDLLIAQGYTGGVLTDINNTSGALEFIRSCQAKNFKGVVGIEFRQEDRLLYIGIAKNNAGFAELNEFLSGHNIAGKPLPDRAPDFSNAYVIYPFGTVKLATLGENEYLGIKSSQLTKLYKAPPALFAKLVALHPVTYSKPEDWRLHLQLRSIAHNILLDQLRPEMAAARDETLPSIGELITAYAAYPQIMINTYSLLDSCSFDFDFSGSKNKHIYTSSRYDDRQLLEKLAYEGMVRRYGPNDAVAKGRIAKEIDIIDQLGFAAYFLITWDMIRYSDSQGIAHVGRGSGASSVVAYCLGITNVCPIQLGLYFERFLNPSRKTPPDFDIDYSHRDRDRVFEYMFRRWGRSHTAILGTMNTFADRSIIREIGKIYGLPKEEIDRLIADPRADENRHQITAKVAAFYKQLPSNFPNMRSVHAGGILISELPITCYTALDMPPKALPTTQFDMYLAEAIGFEKLDILSQRGISNIKEAAVIIRENRGVSVDVDAVDTFFNDEEVKRRLRTAKAIGCFYIESPAMRQVLVKLGCEDYLTLVAASSIIRPGVGSSGMMRTYLHRHHNPGSFTYLHPILKEQLSETYGVMIYQEDVLKVAIHYAGLSPEDADSLRRAMSGKDRGGHHIEAIRQKYFHNCAAKGYDIAVSTEIWRQIESFAGYSFAKAHSASFAVESYQCLYLKSHYPREYMVAVVNNGGGFYHPKVYLREAIKEGGTVHLPCVNNSRAQTSIRGSDIYIGFDQIDSITSETISKILAARTAAGPFKDLESFMSRTRVTQEQLHLLIRVGALRFTGQSKKSLLWRSYPLQSTTRPSTGDQALVSAATQTVTLPQLDDHPDEYYYDEMELLHYLVSCSPFDMLRSPFRGDAMVADLLQLAGKMVRMVGHYICQKSLRTKKGEPMAFGTFWDANFDYLDTVHFSESLRQYPLQGAGTYLLKGKVCLEYGVPALEVTQMAKLPIRPDPRLQE from the coding sequence TTGTTACTTAATATACACAGTTACTACTCGCTCAGGTGGGGTACCATACCAATGGAAGACCTAGTGGACCTGCTCATAGCGCAAGGCTATACGGGCGGCGTTTTGACTGATATTAATAACACCTCCGGGGCGCTGGAGTTTATCCGATCCTGCCAGGCTAAAAACTTCAAGGGCGTGGTGGGCATCGAATTCCGCCAGGAAGATCGGCTACTATATATCGGTATCGCAAAGAACAACGCTGGGTTTGCAGAGTTAAACGAGTTCTTATCTGGCCATAACATCGCCGGAAAGCCACTGCCAGATAGGGCGCCGGACTTTTCAAACGCTTACGTGATCTACCCATTTGGCACGGTGAAACTGGCCACGCTGGGAGAGAATGAATACCTGGGCATCAAATCGTCGCAGCTCACCAAACTATATAAAGCGCCGCCTGCCTTGTTCGCAAAGCTGGTAGCCCTACATCCGGTTACTTACAGCAAACCAGAGGACTGGCGCCTGCACCTGCAATTGCGTTCTATTGCCCACAACATCCTGCTGGACCAACTGAGGCCCGAGATGGCGGCGGCCAGGGACGAGACGCTGCCCTCCATCGGGGAGCTGATCACCGCCTACGCTGCCTATCCGCAGATCATGATCAATACCTACTCCCTGCTAGACAGCTGCAGCTTTGATTTTGATTTCAGTGGCTCAAAAAACAAGCACATCTACACCAGTTCCAGGTACGACGACCGCCAACTGTTGGAAAAGCTCGCCTACGAGGGAATGGTGCGGCGCTACGGGCCGAACGATGCCGTGGCCAAAGGCCGTATCGCAAAGGAGATTGACATCATTGATCAGCTGGGCTTTGCCGCCTACTTCCTTATCACCTGGGATATGATCCGGTATTCCGACAGCCAGGGCATTGCCCACGTTGGGCGGGGTAGTGGCGCCAGCAGCGTAGTAGCCTATTGCCTGGGAATTACCAACGTATGCCCGATCCAGCTGGGCCTATATTTTGAGCGGTTTCTAAACCCCAGCCGTAAAACACCGCCAGACTTTGACATCGACTACTCACACCGGGACAGAGACCGCGTGTTTGAGTATATGTTCCGGCGCTGGGGTAGAAGCCACACGGCCATTCTCGGAACAATGAACACCTTTGCGGATAGGAGCATCATCCGGGAGATTGGAAAGATTTATGGACTCCCAAAGGAAGAAATAGACCGGCTTATTGCCGATCCCAGGGCAGATGAGAACCGGCACCAGATCACGGCGAAGGTGGCAGCCTTTTACAAGCAACTGCCGTCCAACTTTCCCAACATGCGGTCCGTGCATGCCGGCGGCATCCTGATCTCTGAACTTCCTATCACCTGCTACACTGCGCTGGACATGCCGCCCAAGGCGTTACCCACAACACAGTTCGATATGTACCTGGCAGAAGCCATCGGCTTTGAAAAGCTGGACATTCTCTCCCAGCGGGGAATATCCAATATCAAGGAGGCTGCGGTGATCATCCGCGAGAACCGGGGCGTGAGTGTGGACGTGGATGCGGTTGATACCTTTTTTAACGATGAAGAAGTGAAACGAAGGTTGCGTACTGCAAAGGCGATAGGGTGCTTTTATATTGAGTCGCCGGCGATGCGACAGGTACTGGTCAAACTGGGATGCGAAGACTACCTCACCCTGGTTGCTGCCAGCTCCATTATCCGGCCAGGCGTGGGCAGCAGCGGAATGATGCGCACCTACCTGCACCGCCATCACAACCCCGGTAGCTTTACCTACCTGCATCCCATCTTAAAAGAACAACTCTCGGAGACCTATGGCGTAATGATCTACCAGGAAGACGTCCTGAAGGTCGCCATCCATTACGCCGGCCTAAGCCCGGAAGATGCTGACAGCCTTCGCAGGGCCATGAGCGGCAAAGATCGGGGTGGCCATCACATCGAAGCCATTCGCCAAAAATACTTTCACAACTGTGCTGCCAAAGGATACGACATAGCCGTCAGCACAGAGATATGGCGCCAGATCGAGAGCTTCGCCGGCTATAGCTTTGCCAAGGCCCACAGCGCGTCATTTGCTGTAGAGAGTTACCAATGCCTGTACCTCAAAAGCCACTACCCCAGGGAATACATGGTGGCGGTGGTTAACAACGGTGGCGGGTTTTATCATCCCAAAGTGTATCTGCGGGAAGCCATTAAAGAAGGGGGCACCGTTCACCTGCCGTGCGTAAATAATAGTCGCGCCCAGACCAGCATCCGTGGCTCCGATATCTATATCGGCTTTGACCAAATTGATAGCATTACCTCCGAGACCATCAGTAAAATCCTCGCCGCCAGGACGGCGGCAGGCCCATTTAAGGACCTTGAATCCTTTATGAGCCGCACCCGGGTGACCCAGGAGCAGCTCCATCTGCTGATCCGCGTGGGAGCCCTGCGTTTCACCGGCCAGAGTAAAAAGAGCCTGCTCTGGCGCAGCTATCCACTGCAGTCCACGACCAGGCCCTCCACCGGCGACCAGGCGCTGGTCTCCGCCGCCACGCAAACCGTGACGTTACCACAACTGGATGATCACCCGGATGAATACTACTACGATGAGATGGAACTGTTGCACTACCTGGTGAGCTGTAGCCCCTTTGACATGCTGCGGAGCCCCTTCCGGGGAGATGCTATGGTAGCCGACCTGCTACAGCTGGCGGGAAAGATGGTGCGGATGGTGGGTCACTATATCTGCCAGAAGTCACTGCGCACCAAGAAGGGGGAGCCCATGGCCTTCGGTACTTTTTGGGATGCTAACTTCGATTATCTGGACACGGTACACTTTTCGGAAAGCCTACGCCAGTATCCGCTTCAGGGTGCTGGCACTTATCTGCTGAAGGGAAAGGTCTGCCTGGAATATGGCGTACCGGCTCTTGAGGTAACGCAAATGGCCAAGTTGCCCATCCGTCCTGATCCGCGATTACAGGAATGA
- a CDS encoding DNA polymerase Y family protein, with translation MDLDTFYVEAERLRDSQLKGKPVLVGGLSARSVVASCSREARRFGVHSGMPTREALRLCPEAIVRRGDMDYYSGLSRTVTEIIAESAPLFEKASIDEHYLDLSGMEKHFGAFKWAHQLRGRITHHTGLPISFGLSANKTVSKIATTMAKLSSGELAVDQGKEKPFLAPLSVGRIPGVGRQLQLDLAYKGVSKISTLQQLPSDLMEMAHGKIGLQVWRKGQGIDPSPVTPYTEQKSMSRERTFMADTTSQAVLKKKLMDMISDLGYELRAAGKMTGCITIKIRYSNFDTHTKQTVIPYSSLDDVLITKALALFEKTYSRRLLVRLLGVKFSNLVAGSYQIDLFSDSQEAVSLYKSLDGIRSRYGYKAILRAAIL, from the coding sequence ATGGATTTGGACACCTTTTACGTGGAGGCAGAGCGGCTGCGGGACAGTCAACTGAAAGGTAAACCCGTACTGGTCGGCGGTCTTAGCGCCCGGTCGGTGGTGGCCAGCTGCAGTAGGGAGGCCCGCAGGTTTGGAGTCCACAGCGGCATGCCCACCAGGGAAGCGCTGCGCCTCTGCCCGGAAGCCATTGTCCGCAGGGGCGACATGGATTACTACTCCGGTCTTTCCAGGACGGTGACAGAAATCATCGCCGAATCGGCACCTTTGTTTGAAAAGGCCAGCATAGATGAGCATTACCTGGACCTCTCCGGCATGGAAAAGCATTTCGGGGCGTTCAAATGGGCGCACCAGCTGCGCGGCCGTATCACCCACCACACCGGCCTTCCCATCTCCTTCGGCCTTTCGGCCAACAAGACAGTATCAAAGATCGCCACCACCATGGCCAAGCTGTCCTCCGGGGAACTGGCGGTAGACCAGGGAAAGGAAAAGCCCTTCCTGGCCCCACTATCCGTTGGCAGGATCCCTGGGGTGGGCAGGCAGCTCCAGCTGGACCTGGCCTACAAAGGCGTCAGCAAGATCAGCACCCTGCAGCAACTGCCGTCAGACCTGATGGAGATGGCCCACGGAAAGATTGGCCTGCAGGTCTGGCGAAAAGGCCAAGGCATTGATCCCAGCCCAGTGACACCCTACACCGAACAAAAATCCATGAGCCGGGAACGCACTTTTATGGCTGACACCACCAGCCAGGCCGTGCTCAAGAAAAAACTCATGGACATGATCTCCGACCTGGGCTACGAGCTACGGGCCGCCGGCAAAATGACCGGCTGCATTACGATAAAAATTCGCTACAGCAACTTCGACACCCATACCAAACAGACCGTCATCCCCTATAGCTCGCTGGACGATGTGCTGATCACAAAGGCCCTGGCCCTTTTTGAAAAAACCTACAGCCGGCGGCTGCTGGTCCGGCTGCTGGGCGTGAAGTTCTCAAACCTCGTCGCCGGCTCCTATCAGATCGACCTTTTTAGCGACAGCCAGGAGGCCGTCAGTCTTTACAAATCCCTGGATGGAATTCGCAGCCGGTATGGCTACAAAGCCATTCTCAGAGCGGCGATCCTATGA